The proteins below come from a single Solea senegalensis isolate Sse05_10M linkage group LG2, IFAPA_SoseM_1, whole genome shotgun sequence genomic window:
- the LOC122783924 gene encoding protein downstream neighbor of son homolog yields the protein MSQKAGYSPSFKRPSEIMRMRRKKARSIAGVSPCPSGQDSTDSPGQSSSSPACVRPFSPGPLFNSQNRSGGGTKRRNPFANIENTYSPNKKFIIHNDDGNIEALNTRRDNEEDMSTKTDCQGVFSFSSSLTEAEKRERGEISSKKCLTFSEDDSLFEEEEENAKSPLLKSPQAIAPASIAPPVCTEFPADWSLKTRLLFTSPLTLSWSEQPKAQEEALGLSQHCRAQFIPLPHSLQDPRSCPDLRCAFQQSLVYWQHPSLPWIPLFPRINVERNFKGKSTPWAQDVSLQQSLMSEWSVSLSSLYGLLKARLCPYFYLCSYQFTVLFRAAGLGGSNTITALISPTTRGIREAMKAEGIEFSLPLVEERRRSKGQQNVAEQQGEEQDLKECSELTEGVDYPAGDEGENDADNDEDSSFSWLKEMGIQDKIKKHDNIIIQLRKEGHAVSLDHKPESVVCVEGPHTFTLINFLINCKSLVAAAGSQAGLPPTLLAPVAFRGATVQTLKARSVNVKSQVGSSFQNISSLEITGPILPSSLHTITTLLRPSQKGNFSATLYTHAPTAVMNTHTSTQQCTGGSVDLSGCGLHPASVQQLQQPSSLGKSALTHINMNNYSYTWKN from the exons ATGTCTCAGAAAGCAGGCTATTCACCCAGCTTCAAGCGACCCTCGGAAATCATGcgaatgaggaggaaaaaagccCGAAGCATCGCCGGTGTCTCCCCCTGCCCGAGCGGCCAGGACTCTACAGACAGTCCGGGACAAAGCAGCTCCTCCCCGGCCTGTGTTCGGCCTTTCTCTCCGGGGCCGCTCTTCAACAGCCAGAACCGCTCCGGAGGCGGGACAAAACGCAGAAACCCGTTCGCAAATATCGAAAACACGTACAGCCCCAACAAGAAGTTTATAATTCATAACGATGACGGGAATATTGAGGCTTTAAATACACGGAGAGACAACGAGGAAGACATGTCAACAAAGACTGACTGTCAGGgagttttttctttcagttcGAGTCTGACCGAGGCCGAGAAACGGGAGCGAGGAGAGATTTCCAGCAAG AAGTGTCTGACTTTCTCTGAGGATGACTCTCTGtttgaagaagaggaggaaaatgctAAAAGTCCACTTTTGAAG AGTCCCCAGGCCATCGCTCCTGCTTCTATCGCTCCTCCCGTGTGTACAGAGTTTCCAGCAGACTGGAGCCTGAAGACTCGCCTCCTCTTCACGTCTCCCCTCACCTTGTCATGGTCCGAGCAGCCTAAAGCGCAGGAGGAGGCCCTGGGGCTCAGCCAGCACTGCAGAGCGCAGTTTATTCCCCTGCCTCACAGTCTACAG GATCCCAGGTCCTGCCCAGACCTTCGTTGTGCCTTCCAGCAGAGTCTGGTGTACTGGCAGCATCCGTCTCTGCCCTGGATCCCTCTGTTCCCCAGGATCAATGTTGAGAGGAACTTCAAGGGGAAGAGCACCCCCTGGGCACAAGACGTGTCACTGCAGCAGAGTCTAATGAGTGAATG gtcagtcagtctgtcatcTCTCTACGGTCTCCTGAAGGCCAGACTGTGTCCTTATTTCTACCTCTGCTCCTATCAG tttacagttttattcAGAGCAGCAGGTCTCGGTGGTTCCAACACCATCACAGCACTGATTTCTCCAACAACTCGAGGTATCAGGGAGGCGATGAAGGCTGAAG GTATAGAGTTCAGTCTCCCTCTAGTGGAGGAGAGACGGAGGAGCAAGGGCCAGCAGAACGTGGCTGAACAGCAAGGAGAGGAGCAGGATTTGAAGGA GTGCTCTGAGCTGACAGAAGGCGTGGACTATCCGGCAGGTGACGAGGGGGAAAATGACGCAGACAACGATGAAGACAGCAGCTTCTCCTGGCTGAAGGAGATGGGAATCCAGGACAAAATCAAGAAGCACGACAACATCATCATACAACT TCGTAAAGAGGGACACGCTGTGTCTCTGGACCATAAACCAgagtctgtggtgtgtgtggagggaCCTCACACTTTCACCCTCATCAACTTCCTCATTAACTGTAAGAGTCTTGTGGCTGCAGCAGGTTCCCAGGCCGGGTTACCACCAACACTGCTGGCTCCTGTCGCTTTCAGGGGAGCAACAGtgcaaacactgaag GCCCGCAGTGTGAACGTGAAGAGCCAGGTCGGTTCTAGCTTCCAGAACATCAGCAGTCTGGAGATCACAG GACCcatcctcccctcctctctgcaCACCATCACAACCCTTCTTCGACCCTCACAGAAAGGAAACTTCTCTGCTACACTTTACACGCACGCACCCACTGCTGTCATGAACACGCATACCAGCACGCAGCAG